Proteins encoded together in one uncultured Desulfosarcina sp. window:
- a CDS encoding TatD family hydrolase, translating into MNLFDSHCHLDDAVFQPDFEKVLQRAAKEGVKRMMIAGIDGHTSTRAVELAESFPEIYASVGVHPHDARSCNEKTLTELSALALHPKVMAWGEIGLDFNRMYSPQKDQERWFVRQLEIADRLDLPLIFHERDSQGRFLEILEATPAKRRRAVVHCFSGSASELDRYLEMGFYIGITGIVTIAKRGRALREMLPHIPEDRLLVETDAPYLTPTPQRNKHRRNEPAFVRQVLTKVAEVLGRDLPPLAQQVWTNTCKLFRIDPATD; encoded by the coding sequence ATGAACCTGTTCGACAGCCACTGCCATCTGGACGACGCCGTTTTTCAGCCGGATTTCGAAAAGGTATTGCAGCGCGCCGCAAAGGAGGGCGTGAAGCGGATGATGATCGCCGGCATCGATGGACACACCTCCACCCGCGCGGTGGAACTGGCCGAGTCCTTTCCCGAAATCTACGCATCGGTGGGCGTTCACCCCCACGATGCCCGGTCGTGCAACGAAAAAACGCTGACCGAACTGTCCGCCCTGGCCCTTCATCCCAAGGTGATGGCCTGGGGAGAGATCGGCCTGGACTTCAACCGGATGTACTCACCGCAAAAGGATCAGGAGCGATGGTTTGTCCGCCAGTTGGAAATCGCCGACCGATTGGACCTGCCCCTGATTTTCCATGAACGCGACAGCCAGGGACGATTCCTGGAAATCCTCGAGGCCACCCCCGCCAAACGCCGCCGCGCCGTGGTCCATTGTTTCAGCGGCAGCGCCTCGGAACTGGACCGCTACCTGGAAATGGGGTTTTACATCGGCATCACCGGCATCGTCACGATCGCCAAACGCGGCCGGGCCTTGCGGGAAATGCTGCCCCATATCCCCGAAGATCGCCTGCTGGTCGAAACCGACGCCCCTTACCTGACACCCACGCCCCAACGCAACAAACATCGGCGCAACGAACCGGCCTTTGTCCGCCAGGTGCTGACGAAAGTGGCCGAAGTTCTTGGCCGGGACCTGCCGCCATTGGCGCAGCAGGTCTGGACCAACACCTGCAAGTTGTTTCGCATCGATCCGGCCACGGATTGA
- a CDS encoding MoxR family ATPase translates to MKANPDQNSFTGATRYVLDEELAQIVNISMALEMPLLLKGEPGTGKTMLAYAIAESLNMPLLVLNVKSSMKLVEALYQYDTLTRLNDSRFGDSRRDVSNIEEYIKMGKIGQAFTADKRTVLLIDEIDKADTDFQDDMLDVLDQMEFDIIEIDKTISARHRPVIVITSNAKKDLSDPFLGRCNFHHIAFPDPKMMRRIIGVHFPDIHDDLMDNAIDAFYRMRELDSVEKRPATRELINWIRALKADPDFKPKRLAKGDVPFLGVLFKKSGDYERANTFVNRRKVF, encoded by the coding sequence ATGAAAGCGAACCCTGATCAAAACTCCTTTACCGGTGCCACCCGGTATGTGCTGGACGAAGAACTGGCCCAGATTGTAAATATTTCCATGGCATTGGAGATGCCTCTGCTGCTCAAGGGCGAGCCGGGCACCGGCAAGACCATGCTGGCCTACGCCATCGCCGAGAGCCTCAACATGCCGCTTTTGGTACTCAATGTGAAATCCAGTATGAAGCTGGTGGAAGCGCTTTACCAGTACGATACGCTGACCCGCCTCAACGACAGCCGCTTCGGCGACAGCCGGAGGGACGTGAGCAACATCGAAGAGTATATCAAGATGGGCAAGATCGGACAGGCCTTTACGGCCGATAAGCGGACCGTGCTGCTCATCGACGAGATCGACAAGGCCGACACCGACTTCCAGGACGACATGCTGGATGTGCTAGACCAGATGGAGTTCGACATCATCGAAATCGACAAGACCATTTCGGCGCGCCACCGGCCGGTGATCGTCATCACCTCCAACGCCAAAAAGGACCTTTCCGATCCGTTCCTGGGCCGCTGCAATTTTCACCACATTGCCTTCCCCGACCCCAAGATGATGCGCCGGATCATTGGCGTGCATTTCCCCGACATTCACGACGATCTGATGGACAATGCCATCGACGCATTCTACCGCATGCGGGAACTGGATTCCGTGGAAAAGCGGCCGGCCACCCGGGAACTGATCAACTGGATCCGGGCCCTGAAGGCCGATCCGGACTTCAAGCCCAAGCGGCTGGCCAAGGGAGACGTCCCCTTTCTGGGCGTGTTGTTCAAAAAGAGCGGCGACTACGAACGCGCCAATACCTTCGTCAATCGGCGCAAGGTGTTCTGA
- the tatA gene encoding twin-arginine translocase TatA/TatE family subunit encodes MFGIGMPELIIILVIILIIFGVGKLPEIGGGMGKAIRNFKDASNKAESDTPEKLEDKKET; translated from the coding sequence ATGTTTGGAATCGGAATGCCGGAATTGATCATCATCCTGGTCATCATTCTCATCATCTTCGGGGTGGGCAAACTACCTGAAATCGGTGGAGGCATGGGCAAGGCCATCCGCAACTTCAAGGACGCATCCAATAAGGCCGAATCCGATACCCCGGAAAAACTGGAAGATAAAAAAGAAACCTGA
- a CDS encoding phospholipase A yields the protein MTRRCQWIVVLLLLLLLIAAAAPAAEPEATAEEKPASRQWDGQQVSLDEGPLLTQSFLEDLSVYKPIYFLFGVDPGLEQSKFQLSFKYRLFNPEGWMAAKAAWLSGFHLGYTQRSIWDLKSTSKPFDDTSYMPELFYLLPKIELNNARISAFGIQGGFQHESNGKGGEDSRSTNYLYIMPIMGIHLAGNYHLKIAPKIYTYIDNDDETNEDLNDYRGYVDLEVAIADPEGVALKSHLWCADEGSSVQLDLTYPMTRLFKKNLNFYLHAQYFSGYGETLLHYDRRQDVFRLGFSIVR from the coding sequence ATGACCAGGCGATGTCAATGGATAGTCGTATTGCTGCTGCTGCTGCTGCTGATTGCCGCCGCTGCCCCGGCAGCCGAACCGGAGGCAACGGCCGAAGAAAAACCCGCTTCCCGACAGTGGGATGGACAACAGGTGTCGTTGGATGAGGGGCCCCTTTTGACCCAATCCTTCCTGGAGGACCTGTCCGTCTATAAACCCATCTACTTTCTTTTTGGCGTCGATCCCGGGTTGGAGCAAAGCAAGTTCCAGTTGAGCTTCAAATATCGCCTGTTTAACCCCGAGGGATGGATGGCCGCCAAGGCAGCGTGGCTGTCCGGATTTCATCTGGGGTATACCCAGCGGTCCATCTGGGACCTGAAAAGCACTTCCAAACCCTTTGACGATACCAGCTACATGCCGGAACTGTTCTACCTGCTGCCCAAAATCGAGTTGAACAATGCACGTATTTCCGCTTTCGGAATCCAAGGCGGGTTCCAGCATGAATCCAACGGCAAGGGGGGCGAAGATTCCCGCAGCACCAATTATCTCTATATCATGCCGATCATGGGGATTCATCTGGCCGGCAACTATCACCTCAAAATCGCACCTAAGATTTATACATATATCGACAACGACGACGAGACCAATGAAGATCTGAACGATTATCGGGGCTATGTGGATCTGGAGGTGGCCATTGCGGACCCGGAAGGGGTGGCTTTGAAGTCCCACCTATGGTGTGCGGACGAGGGTAGTTCCGTGCAATTGGATTTGACCTATCCCATGACCCGGCTGTTTAAGAAAAACCTGAATTTTTACCTGCATGCCCAGTATTTCAGCGGCTACGGCGAAACCCTGCTGCATTATGACCGGCGCCAGGACGTTTTCCGCCTGGGGTTTTCCATCGTGCGGTAG
- a CDS encoding DUF294 nucleotidyltransferase-like domain-containing protein has product METDTRLAILKQTDPFALLEPEALAPLCDSLTVRNFDAGAYIFRQGDPGCDCLFVIAQGLVEILVEDDCRVESTVGLRRAFDFFGETVVLSGQRYPGSARAKEALTCLCIHRSDLETLIYGHPEFSGFFNTLLAERMRLLYERNLADRSCLIAPTAAPRLFRDQVSRVMSTPLQTCREDAPVARTARKMMQRQVGCLVVVDDGGRFRGILTDRHLVGGLVAEPVCSIDDCTVGRLMDSRLVAISPEAYLGEALMAMVRNRTRQLVVMERDLPVGIVAFSDLLRAQSADSLMRIHDIAEQTDIEGLATVSNGIDRVLDALVEERAGVRETMEIMTRLNDRITRKVIELSQARMETDGWGPPPVDYCWINMGSAARYEQTLRTDQDNAIIFADPTKADIETVSRYFQHLAEQVVDGLARCGFQRCTGGVMASNPKWCRSISRWLEGVRKWMTSPDPEDIRTLTILLDFRSLWGNTSLADTLWEGIGKAFSDSTSAGHMLSRDDQKMTAPIGFLGKIVTERSGPRKGCLNLKTAALVHMINAVRLLAVHQGISTPSTLDRLDRLAEKRFLSPEDAAFYKAGFETLMMFRIRENLKRVRAGESPDNTLDPKTLDKSETLLLKDALSAVSQLQKRIGKTFQVPWMNYFGH; this is encoded by the coding sequence ATGGAAACCGATACGCGGCTGGCCATACTGAAACAAACCGATCCGTTTGCCCTCCTGGAACCGGAGGCCCTTGCGCCGCTATGCGACAGCCTGACCGTTCGCAATTTCGATGCGGGCGCATATATCTTTCGCCAGGGGGATCCCGGCTGCGATTGCCTTTTCGTCATCGCGCAGGGCCTGGTCGAAATTCTCGTCGAAGACGATTGCCGGGTGGAGTCCACCGTCGGGTTGCGGCGGGCCTTCGATTTCTTCGGTGAGACCGTGGTGCTTTCCGGCCAGCGCTATCCGGGCTCGGCACGGGCCAAAGAGGCGCTGACCTGCCTGTGCATCCACCGCAGCGATCTGGAAACCCTGATTTACGGCCATCCCGAATTTTCCGGTTTTTTCAACACCCTCCTGGCAGAACGCATGCGTCTGCTCTATGAGCGCAATCTCGCCGACCGTTCCTGCCTGATCGCCCCCACCGCAGCGCCGCGACTGTTTCGGGACCAGGTGAGCCGGGTCATGTCCACCCCTTTGCAGACCTGTCGGGAGGATGCGCCCGTGGCCCGGACGGCCCGCAAGATGATGCAGCGCCAGGTGGGATGTCTGGTGGTGGTCGATGACGGCGGCCGCTTCCGGGGAATCCTCACCGACCGCCATCTGGTGGGCGGATTGGTGGCCGAACCGGTCTGCTCCATCGACGACTGCACGGTCGGCCGGCTCATGGATTCACGGCTGGTCGCGATTTCGCCGGAAGCCTACCTGGGGGAAGCCCTGATGGCCATGGTCCGCAACCGCACCCGCCAACTGGTGGTCATGGAGCGCGACCTGCCTGTTGGCATCGTGGCCTTTTCCGATCTGCTGCGGGCCCAATCGGCGGACAGCCTGATGCGCATCCACGACATCGCCGAGCAGACGGATATCGAAGGACTGGCCACCGTAAGCAACGGCATCGACCGGGTGCTGGATGCCCTGGTGGAAGAACGGGCCGGCGTACGGGAAACCATGGAAATCATGACCCGGCTCAACGACCGCATTACCCGCAAGGTCATCGAATTGAGCCAGGCCCGCATGGAAACCGACGGCTGGGGACCGCCGCCGGTGGACTATTGCTGGATCAACATGGGCAGCGCGGCCCGGTACGAACAGACCCTGAGAACCGATCAGGACAACGCCATTATCTTTGCCGATCCGACAAAGGCCGATATTGAAACGGTCTCCCGATATTTTCAACATCTGGCCGAGCAGGTGGTCGACGGCCTGGCCCGCTGCGGTTTCCAGCGCTGCACCGGCGGCGTGATGGCGAGCAATCCCAAGTGGTGCCGGTCCATATCCCGATGGCTCGAAGGCGTCCGGAAATGGATGACCTCGCCGGACCCTGAAGACATCCGCACCCTGACGATTCTGCTGGACTTTCGATCCCTGTGGGGCAACACCAGCCTGGCCGACACCCTTTGGGAAGGCATCGGCAAGGCTTTCTCCGACTCCACCAGCGCCGGCCACATGCTCTCCCGCGACGACCAGAAAATGACCGCCCCCATCGGCTTTCTCGGCAAAATCGTTACCGAACGCAGCGGCCCCCGGAAAGGATGCCTCAACCTCAAGACCGCCGCTTTGGTTCACATGATCAACGCCGTACGGTTGCTGGCCGTCCATCAGGGAATCTCGACCCCTTCCACGCTGGATCGACTGGATCGGCTGGCCGAAAAGCGGTTTCTGAGCCCGGAGGACGCCGCCTTCTACAAAGCCGGTTTCGAAACGCTCATGATGTTCCGAATCCGCGAGAACCTGAAACGGGTCAGGGCCGGCGAATCGCCGGACAACACCCTGGATCCCAAAACGCTGGACAAAAGCGAAACGCTTTTGCTCAAAGACGCCCTTTCCGCGGTCAGCCAGCTGCAAAAGCGCATCGGCAAAACGTTTCAGGTACCCTGGATGAACTACTTCGGCCACTAA
- a CDS encoding cache domain-containing protein, whose protein sequence is MRTFRFFENLPVRYKLLLSYLVTFCMIISLGSMVIHSIVRDTIEANIESELKNSTDAMLNMVRTSVSVAIKNHLRAVAEKNLEMVSHLYSLYRNGEFTEAEAKKLAESILLSQRIGTTGYSACVSSKGFMLVHPEAEWIGQDINQYAFVRQMREKRNGYIEYDWKNPGESKARTKAMYMAYFEPWDWIIAVTSYRREFSALVNVDDFRNSVMSLKFSESGYAFVTDNKGNVIIHPSLQGVNVFSNAEFSNYPLETMLKEKSGMIVYPWKNPGENKFREKLVRFTYLPDYEWIVASSSYLDEFYEPLNKLSNVIIFTMLGCILIVLPITALISASITNPLAELVGRLEQGAKGDLSVRLDRDSTDEVGRLARYFNSFMDRLEDYNRNLEAEINERKEAEVALRYSENRYRSVIEAMPDAMVVYDMEGHVTFLNPAFTDVFGWTSEECMGRKLDHFVPKENWEETFRGLKTITSGKPLSSVETRRLTKSGQIIDVSTRGAVYRDPNGLQVGSVIIHRDVSELKRLEKQVMDIGDRERQKIGQDLHDDLCPHLIGVEGLGKVLVRKLLPKAPEEAQLAEKITGLVKDAITKTRRLSRGLCPVYLVDRGLESSLRELAAGIESVFGVTCRFVCKVPARIQDNLVATHLFHIVQEAVHNAVRHGQATAITITMDGDKDRMQVSVEDNGIGIPEDLETEGMGLRIMGFRANMIHAVLDIQPLEIGGTRVRVSLGSSMAKTTEP, encoded by the coding sequence ATGAGAACCTTCCGCTTTTTTGAAAATCTCCCCGTTCGCTACAAGCTTCTGTTAAGCTACCTGGTCACCTTCTGCATGATTATTTCGCTGGGTTCGATGGTCATCCATTCCATCGTGAGAGACACCATCGAAGCTAACATCGAAAGCGAATTGAAAAACTCCACCGATGCCATGCTGAACATGGTCCGGACGTCGGTTTCGGTTGCCATCAAGAATCATCTGCGGGCCGTGGCCGAGAAAAACCTGGAAATGGTAAGCCACCTGTATTCGCTGTACCGGAATGGCGAATTCACCGAGGCCGAAGCTAAAAAACTGGCCGAATCCATCCTGCTGAGCCAGCGTATCGGTACGACGGGATACAGCGCCTGTGTCTCCAGCAAGGGCTTCATGCTGGTGCATCCGGAGGCGGAGTGGATCGGCCAGGATATCAACCAGTATGCCTTCGTCCGGCAGATGCGGGAAAAGCGCAACGGCTATATCGAATACGACTGGAAAAACCCCGGTGAAAGCAAGGCGCGCACCAAAGCCATGTACATGGCCTACTTCGAACCGTGGGATTGGATTATCGCCGTCACCTCCTACCGGCGGGAATTCAGCGCCCTGGTGAACGTCGACGATTTTCGAAACAGCGTAATGTCCCTGAAGTTCAGCGAAAGCGGGTACGCCTTCGTTACCGACAACAAGGGCAACGTGATCATCCATCCCAGTTTGCAGGGCGTCAATGTGTTCTCCAACGCCGAGTTCTCGAACTACCCGCTGGAAACCATGCTTAAAGAAAAAAGCGGAATGATCGTCTACCCCTGGAAGAATCCGGGAGAGAATAAGTTTCGCGAAAAGCTGGTACGGTTCACCTATCTGCCCGATTACGAATGGATCGTGGCCTCCTCCAGCTACCTGGACGAATTCTACGAACCGCTGAACAAGTTGAGCAATGTGATCATCTTTACGATGCTGGGCTGCATTTTGATCGTCCTGCCCATCACGGCCCTGATCAGTGCCTCCATTACCAATCCACTGGCCGAACTGGTCGGCCGTCTGGAGCAGGGCGCCAAAGGAGACCTTTCCGTGAGGCTCGACCGGGACTCCACCGACGAGGTGGGCCGGCTGGCCCGATACTTCAACAGCTTCATGGACCGCCTGGAGGATTACAACCGCAACCTGGAAGCGGAGATCAACGAGCGCAAAGAGGCCGAAGTGGCCCTGCGGTACAGCGAAAACCGCTACCGGTCGGTGATCGAAGCCATGCCCGATGCCATGGTGGTCTACGACATGGAAGGCCATGTGACTTTCCTGAATCCGGCGTTCACGGACGTATTCGGCTGGACCTCCGAAGAGTGCATGGGCAGGAAGCTGGACCATTTCGTGCCCAAAGAGAACTGGGAAGAAACCTTCAGGGGCCTGAAAACCATTACCTCGGGCAAGCCCCTGTCCAGCGTGGAGACCCGGCGGCTGACCAAAAGCGGGCAGATCATCGATGTGAGCACCCGCGGAGCCGTTTACCGGGATCCGAACGGTCTTCAGGTGGGCAGTGTGATCATTCACCGCGATGTCTCCGAACTCAAGCGTCTGGAAAAACAGGTGATGGATATCGGCGATCGGGAACGTCAGAAGATCGGCCAGGATCTCCACGATGACCTTTGTCCCCACCTGATCGGCGTGGAGGGCCTGGGCAAGGTGCTGGTGAGAAAACTTCTGCCCAAGGCCCCCGAAGAGGCCCAGTTGGCGGAAAAAATCACCGGATTGGTGAAGGACGCCATCACCAAGACCCGTCGCCTGTCCCGGGGGCTGTGTCCCGTCTATCTTGTCGATCGCGGTCTGGAGTCCTCTTTAAGGGAACTGGCCGCCGGCATTGAATCCGTATTCGGGGTGACCTGCCGGTTCGTCTGTAAAGTGCCCGCACGCATTCAGGACAATCTCGTGGCCACCCATCTGTTTCATATCGTACAGGAGGCGGTGCACAACGCGGTGCGCCATGGACAGGCCACGGCCATCACCATCACCATGGACGGCGATAAGGATCGCATGCAGGTGTCTGTAGAGGACAACGGCATCGGCATCCCGGAAGATCTTGAAACCGAAGGCATGGGCTTGCGCATCATGGGGTTTCGTGCCAATATGATCCATGCCGTTTTGGATATCCAACCCCTTGAGATCGGTGGTACGCGGGTACGCGTATCCCTTGGCAGCAGTATGGCAAAAACCACGGAACCATGA
- a CDS encoding response regulator transcription factor, which produces MTDKKKILIVEDHPIFRWGLSELINQEPDLVVCGDATDVSGAWKAIEWFKPDLIIADITLENSDGIELTKEVTRRNKGIPVLILSMHDQFLYAERALHAGARGYIMKQEAMESVVTAIRQVLAGKIYLNEKVKDQILFNLADRPAGNNRSPLDRLTDRELEVFRMIGKGFSTREIASKLHLSIKTIGTYRERIKEKLNLKHANELVRHAVHWEKTGEIPDEAPLL; this is translated from the coding sequence ATGACCGATAAGAAAAAAATACTCATCGTCGAGGATCATCCGATCTTCAGGTGGGGCCTGAGCGAATTGATCAATCAGGAGCCCGATCTGGTCGTATGCGGGGATGCCACCGATGTTTCCGGCGCCTGGAAAGCCATCGAGTGGTTCAAACCGGACCTGATCATCGCCGACATTACGCTGGAGAACTCCGACGGCATCGAGTTGACCAAGGAGGTCACTCGCCGCAACAAAGGCATTCCCGTACTGATCCTTTCCATGCACGATCAGTTTCTCTATGCCGAAAGGGCGCTGCATGCCGGTGCCCGGGGGTATATCATGAAGCAGGAGGCCATGGAAAGCGTGGTCACCGCCATTCGCCAGGTACTCGCGGGCAAGATCTATCTCAACGAAAAGGTCAAGGACCAGATTCTTTTCAACCTGGCCGACCGCCCCGCCGGCAACAACCGCTCCCCCCTGGATCGCCTCACGGATCGGGAACTGGAAGTCTTCCGCATGATCGGCAAGGGCTTCTCCACCCGTGAAATCGCCTCCAAACTTCACCTGAGCATCAAGACCATCGGTACCTACCGCGAGCGGATCAAGGAAAAACTCAATCTCAAACATGCCAACGAGTTGGTGCGCCACGCGGTTCACTGGGAAAAAACCGGCGAGATCCCCGACGAGGCGCCCCTTCTTTGA
- a CDS encoding DUF2065 domain-containing protein, producing the protein MDYFLCVLGMVMIIEGVPYFAAPDRMKSWMAMIMEMTPGTLRRFGLVMMVVGLALVYLGRR; encoded by the coding sequence ATGGATTACTTTCTCTGCGTTCTCGGCATGGTGATGATTATCGAAGGCGTCCCTTATTTCGCGGCGCCGGACCGCATGAAATCATGGATGGCCATGATCATGGAAATGACGCCGGGCACGTTGCGCCGCTTCGGGCTGGTGATGATGGTGGTTGGACTGGCGCTGGTTTACTTAGGGAGGCGATAG
- a CDS encoding lytic transglycosylase domain-containing protein: MIEALRTYLHRRHGGWVAGCLLVLLASPALADIYMYIDSQGVMHFTNAPTSSDYKIYIKERPKRRGGGMDANRFDRYIDEAAGLHGLDSPLIKAVIRAESAFNPKAVSKKGAMGLMQIMPENLEAFKVQDPFDPWQNIMGGARYLKALIKRFDGQLPLALAAYNAGPGVVDLYRGIPPIPETEEYVKRVMKYFYLYKKG; encoded by the coding sequence ATGATTGAAGCCCTTCGAACATATCTGCACCGCCGACACGGCGGCTGGGTCGCCGGTTGCCTGCTGGTCCTGCTGGCCTCGCCGGCGCTGGCCGATATCTATATGTATATCGACAGTCAGGGCGTGATGCATTTCACCAATGCCCCCACTTCGAGCGACTACAAAATTTACATTAAGGAACGTCCCAAGCGCCGGGGCGGCGGCATGGATGCCAACCGTTTCGACCGCTATATCGACGAAGCGGCCGGGCTTCACGGGCTTGATTCTCCTCTGATCAAGGCGGTGATTCGGGCCGAGTCGGCCTTCAACCCCAAGGCCGTATCCAAAAAAGGGGCTATGGGCCTGATGCAGATCATGCCGGAAAACTTAGAGGCTTTCAAGGTCCAAGATCCCTTCGATCCCTGGCAGAACATCATGGGCGGGGCGCGGTACTTAAAGGCCCTGATCAAGCGGTTCGACGGCCAGCTTCCCCTGGCGCTGGCGGCCTACAATGCCGGTCCCGGTGTGGTAGACCTCTACCGGGGCATCCCCCCCATCCCGGAGACCGAGGAGTACGTGAAGCGGGTGATGAAGTATTTTTATCTCTACAAGAAGGGGTAA
- a CDS encoding uracil-xanthine permease family protein, protein MPVENPAAEYSFRPKDSLVGAQMLFVAFGALVLVPLLTGLDPNVALFTAGVGTLIFQFITKRMVPIFLASSFAFIAPIIHGVNTWGIPGTMCGLVAAGLLYVVLSLCIKIFGSGFLHKLLPPVVVGPVIMVIGLVLAPVAVNMAMGRTGDGSAWLVPQGTSLIVAGVALIVTVLASLLGKGWLRLIPILIGVGAGYVTALILDLAGISGTIQSGFDPGSLKNFTGPALVSFKPLIDAPWFAVPNFVFPEWNLQAIFFIVPVAIAPAIEHFGDILAIGNVTGKDYVENPGIHRTMMGDGIATSMASFLGGPPNTTYSEVTGAVTLTRMFNPGIMTWAALFAIALAFIGKMGALLQTIPVPVMGGIMLLLFGAITVVGLNTLVKSGEDLTESRNLTIVALILVCGIGGMVLPFGKFTLGGIGLSGVLGVVLNLILPAQNKN, encoded by the coding sequence ATGCCCGTAGAGAACCCCGCTGCCGAGTATTCTTTCCGCCCCAAGGACAGCCTGGTGGGCGCCCAGATGCTGTTTGTCGCCTTCGGCGCCCTGGTCCTGGTTCCCCTGCTCACCGGTCTGGATCCCAATGTCGCCCTGTTCACCGCCGGAGTGGGCACCCTGATCTTCCAGTTCATTACCAAGCGCATGGTCCCCATCTTCCTGGCCTCCTCTTTTGCCTTCATCGCGCCGATTATCCACGGGGTCAATACCTGGGGAATCCCCGGCACCATGTGCGGCCTGGTGGCGGCCGGGTTGCTCTATGTGGTTTTGAGCCTCTGCATTAAAATTTTCGGTTCCGGTTTTCTGCACAAACTGCTTCCGCCCGTGGTGGTGGGCCCGGTTATCATGGTCATCGGCCTGGTGCTGGCACCTGTGGCTGTGAACATGGCCATGGGCCGCACCGGTGACGGCAGCGCCTGGCTGGTCCCCCAGGGCACGTCCCTGATCGTGGCCGGCGTGGCCCTGATCGTGACCGTTCTCGCGTCCCTACTGGGCAAAGGCTGGCTGCGTCTGATCCCCATTCTCATCGGCGTCGGCGCCGGCTATGTTACCGCCCTGATCCTCGATCTGGCCGGCATCTCAGGAACGATTCAATCCGGATTCGATCCGGGGAGCCTGAAAAACTTTACCGGCCCCGCCCTGGTCAGCTTCAAACCGCTGATTGACGCGCCCTGGTTCGCCGTTCCCAACTTCGTCTTCCCCGAATGGAACCTGCAGGCAATCTTTTTCATCGTTCCGGTAGCCATCGCGCCGGCCATCGAACATTTCGGCGATATCCTGGCCATCGGCAACGTCACTGGCAAAGACTACGTCGAAAATCCGGGGATTCACCGCACCATGATGGGCGACGGTATCGCCACATCCATGGCCTCCTTTCTGGGGGGACCGCCCAACACCACCTACAGCGAGGTGACGGGTGCGGTTACCCTGACCCGTATGTTCAATCCCGGGATCATGACCTGGGCGGCCCTGTTTGCCATTGCCCTGGCCTTTATCGGCAAGATGGGCGCCCTGCTCCAGACCATTCCGGTGCCGGTGATGGGCGGCATCATGCTGCTTCTGTTCGGTGCCATTACAGTAGTGGGCCTCAACACCCTGGTAAAATCCGGGGAAGATCTCACCGAGTCCCGCAATCTGACCATCGTCGCCCTGATTTTGGTCTGCGGTATCGGCGGTATGGTGCTCCCTTTTGGTAAATTCACCCTTGGCGGCATCGGCCTTTCCGGCGTGCTGGGGGTCGTTCTCAATCTGATCCTGCCGGCCCAAAATAAAAACTGA
- the cmoA gene encoding carboxy-S-adenosyl-L-methionine synthase CmoA, with the protein MTRDLIYRNRQNPIAPFAFNAAVADVFDDMIHRSVPMYAEIIRRQARIIEIAAPRGKRIYDLGSSTGNLALALCKRMPAGAFQLTAVDTSQPMLDISNKRLSAIGRSADVAHVNADVRSIAMESAGAVVANFTLQFIPPADRDALLENIHRALVPGGIFLFSEKIVHPDLQMADLQVDFYYRFKQENGYSELEISQKREALENVLVPETVTAHQERLRRCGFTVYDLWLKWFNFCSWICKR; encoded by the coding sequence ATGACCAGAGATCTTATCTACCGCAATCGGCAGAATCCGATTGCGCCTTTCGCGTTCAACGCCGCCGTGGCCGATGTCTTCGACGACATGATCCACCGCTCCGTGCCGATGTACGCCGAAATCATCCGCCGGCAGGCCCGCATCATCGAAATCGCCGCCCCCCGGGGAAAGCGGATCTACGATCTGGGATCATCCACCGGCAATCTGGCCCTGGCCCTTTGCAAGCGCATGCCTGCCGGCGCGTTCCAACTGACAGCCGTGGACACCTCACAACCCATGCTCGACATTTCCAATAAACGCCTGAGTGCCATCGGCCGGTCGGCGGATGTCGCCCACGTGAACGCCGACGTTCGCAGCATCGCCATGGAATCGGCCGGTGCGGTGGTAGCCAACTTCACCCTGCAGTTCATCCCGCCGGCGGACAGGGATGCACTTCTGGAAAATATCCACCGGGCACTGGTGCCGGGCGGAATCTTTCTGTTTTCGGAAAAAATCGTTCACCCGGATTTGCAGATGGCAGACCTGCAGGTGGACTTTTACTACCGCTTCAAACAGGAAAACGGATACTCGGAACTAGAAATCAGCCAGAAACGCGAGGCCCTGGAGAACGTCCTGGTTCCGGAAACCGTAACGGCCCATCAAGAGCGGCTGAGGCGATGCGGGTTTACCGTTTATGACCTCTGGCTGAAGTGGTTCAATTTCTGCTCGTGGATCTGCAAGCGATGA